The following are encoded together in the Nitrospirota bacterium genome:
- a CDS encoding alpha-amylase family glycosyl hydrolase yields the protein MADKAPTAVTRPLPQGAVDHGGGTVTFVLYAPGKSSVRLVGSFNGWDREADPMEEAEEGLWWTEKQLSSGTYQYRYLVDSGLAICDPYARAAGRDPESGEPCSVLIAGQRPYRWQHATWDRPAFKDLIIYELNIRDFSPEGNFKGVVERFDYLEDLGITAIELMPVLTAEGGEGWGYDPTDFFAVNSAFGTADELRSLIDTAHSRGIGVVLDIVLAHTSRGHPFAKLYPLEESPWYGPGLGEPNHFGFPSLDYTKRATQEFARDVITYWLQEFRFDGLRFDYLYGIGAKDGCGIPFLARCGREADPEAWLIAEHSPERPRLIVESGFDGSWHVIARYALVALLRQGQLDEHNWNEFEKVTSYFDPRSTGYDTVWRAVNFLESHDEERIIHDTRVVGLTEEEAYRKAALGATVIMTLPGEPMLLNGQEWGEDTQKTLERNPLHWDKLETDAGRQLYEHVRALCRLRKESPALRSANYSVAARYSGQKTLVYRRWDDRGNDALVAVNFSPREQPVFIPFPRPGTWREALTGTGITTTGDVTTSLAPSSARVFIWERQGA from the coding sequence GTGGCGGACAAAGCACCAACAGCAGTAACCCGGCCGCTCCCGCAGGGCGCTGTCGACCACGGCGGCGGAACGGTAACGTTCGTCCTCTATGCTCCGGGCAAGAGCTCGGTCCGCCTCGTCGGGAGTTTCAACGGATGGGACCGCGAGGCTGATCCGATGGAAGAGGCTGAAGAGGGCCTCTGGTGGACCGAAAAGCAGCTCTCTTCCGGAACCTACCAGTACCGGTATCTCGTTGACAGCGGCCTGGCGATTTGCGATCCCTATGCCCGCGCCGCGGGTCGGGACCCGGAGAGCGGCGAGCCCTGCTCCGTCCTCATTGCAGGGCAGAGGCCTTACCGGTGGCAGCACGCAACCTGGGACCGCCCGGCATTCAAAGACCTCATCATCTATGAGCTGAACATCAGGGACTTCAGTCCGGAGGGGAACTTCAAGGGAGTGGTCGAACGCTTCGACTATCTGGAAGACCTCGGCATCACTGCTATCGAGCTGATGCCTGTCCTCACTGCAGAAGGCGGCGAGGGATGGGGGTATGACCCTACGGACTTCTTCGCGGTCAACAGCGCCTTCGGCACCGCCGACGAGCTCCGCTCGCTCATCGATACGGCCCACAGCCGCGGCATCGGCGTGGTCCTCGATATCGTCCTCGCCCATACGAGCAGAGGACATCCTTTCGCAAAGCTCTATCCCCTTGAGGAGAGTCCGTGGTACGGTCCCGGCCTCGGCGAGCCGAACCATTTCGGCTTTCCCTCGCTCGACTACACCAAGAGAGCAACTCAGGAATTCGCCCGCGATGTCATCACCTACTGGCTGCAGGAGTTCCGCTTCGACGGGCTGCGGTTCGACTATCTTTACGGAATAGGAGCGAAAGACGGCTGCGGTATCCCCTTCCTGGCGCGCTGCGGGAGGGAGGCAGATCCGGAGGCATGGCTCATTGCGGAGCACAGCCCCGAGAGGCCGAGGCTCATCGTCGAGAGCGGGTTCGACGGTTCCTGGCATGTCATCGCCCGCTATGCCCTCGTGGCGCTCCTCAGGCAGGGGCAGCTCGACGAGCACAACTGGAACGAATTCGAAAAGGTGACCAGTTACTTCGATCCCCGGAGCACCGGTTACGATACCGTCTGGCGGGCCGTAAACTTCCTCGAGAGCCACGATGAAGAACGGATCATCCACGATACGCGCGTGGTCGGCCTTACCGAAGAGGAAGCATACCGCAAGGCGGCGCTCGGGGCGACGGTAATCATGACGCTGCCCGGCGAGCCCATGCTCCTCAACGGGCAGGAGTGGGGAGAGGATACCCAGAAGACGCTCGAACGGAACCCCCTCCACTGGGATAAGCTCGAAACCGATGCGGGCCGGCAGCTCTATGAGCATGTTCGCGCACTCTGCCGCCTGCGAAAGGAATCTCCGGCGCTCCGCTCAGCGAACTACTCGGTGGCGGCGCGGTACAGCGGCCAGAAGACGCTCGTCTACCGCCGCTGGGATGACCGGGGCAACGACGCCCTCGTTGCGGTCAACTTCTCTCCCCGCGAGCAGCCGGTCTTCATTCCCTTTCCCCGTCCCGGAACCTGGCGGGAGGCGCTCACGGGTACGGGCATCACCACGACCGGCGACGTCACCACCTCCCTCGCCCCCTCGAGCGCACGGGTATTCATTTGGGAGAGGCAAGGCGCTTGA
- a CDS encoding DUF3536 domain-containing protein translates to MMERYICIHGHFYQPPRENPWLETVEVQDSAYPYHDWNERITAECYAPNAASRLLDGEGRILGIVNNYSSISYNFGPTLLSWMEKSQPEAYQSIIESDRLSRERFSGHGSALAQCYNHMIMPLANTRDKRTQVIWGIRDFKRRFGRDPEGMWLPETAVDTETLDTLAEQGIAFTILAPRQAKEVRRLEKNAEWQSVEGGRIDPTTVYLCNLPSGRTIHLFFYDGPISQGIAFEGMLTSGEVFAGRLLSAFTDDGARDWPQLVHIATDGETYGHHHRFGDMALAFCIHHIESNDLATITTYGEFLASHPPTHEVRIFDNSSWSCIHGVERWRSDCGCNSGMHGGWHQKWRRPLREALDTVRDQLIPAYQHEAAKYLKDPWAARDDYIDVVLDRSVDNVERFLKAHASKELSAEEKRRVLKLLEAQRHAMLMYTSCGWFFDEISGIETVQVLAYAAKAIQRSEEVFSLSLEQQFVDALKLAPSNVLPSGAEVYERYVKPAKIDLFRIAAHYAISSLFEEYPESMCIFNHTVDTGNYEKVKTGKFTLAAGKAHIRSDYTWDEDTVTFAVLHLGDHNVNGGVRSFRGPDAFAAMQQEVRAAFERGDATEVIQLMDSHFGVNNFSLWHLFRDEQRKVIDNILEATHSGIEASYRQIYELNSPVMNFLSATNIPLPAPIVLASGYIVNLDMKRLFKTGEIDLEKLDRLIQESQRWSLTLDKPGIAYTVSAWANTLMDTVSQDAENLDHFDKAIKALRAIEPLDLDLTLWKAQNTFYGLKEALLGAMQERAKGGDEAAERWIERFCELSSHLRVMCTLEKAEPSPTPAIA, encoded by the coding sequence ATGATGGAGCGCTACATCTGTATTCACGGTCATTTCTACCAGCCGCCGCGCGAAAACCCCTGGCTCGAGACGGTCGAGGTGCAGGATTCGGCGTACCCCTATCATGACTGGAACGAGCGCATCACCGCCGAATGCTATGCCCCGAACGCCGCCTCCCGGCTCCTCGACGGCGAGGGAAGAATCCTCGGCATCGTCAACAACTACTCGAGCATAAGCTATAACTTCGGGCCGACGCTCCTGTCGTGGATGGAAAAGAGCCAGCCCGAGGCGTACCAGAGCATCATCGAATCGGACAGGCTCAGCCGGGAGCGCTTCTCGGGCCACGGCTCGGCCCTCGCGCAGTGCTACAACCATATGATCATGCCCCTCGCCAATACGCGCGACAAACGGACCCAGGTGATATGGGGAATACGGGACTTCAAGAGGCGCTTCGGAAGAGACCCCGAAGGCATGTGGCTGCCCGAGACCGCGGTGGATACCGAGACCCTCGACACTCTCGCCGAGCAGGGCATCGCCTTCACCATCCTCGCCCCGCGCCAGGCGAAGGAGGTGAGGAGACTGGAGAAGAATGCCGAGTGGCAGAGCGTAGAGGGGGGGCGCATCGACCCCACCACCGTCTATCTCTGCAACCTTCCCTCGGGAAGAACGATACACCTCTTTTTCTATGACGGCCCTATATCGCAGGGCATTGCTTTCGAAGGCATGCTGACGAGCGGCGAGGTCTTTGCCGGACGGCTGCTGAGCGCCTTCACCGACGACGGCGCGAGAGACTGGCCCCAACTCGTCCATATCGCGACCGACGGCGAGACCTACGGTCACCACCACCGTTTCGGCGACATGGCGCTGGCGTTCTGCATTCACCATATCGAGTCGAATGACCTCGCCACGATCACTACCTACGGCGAATTCCTGGCGAGCCACCCGCCGACCCACGAGGTCCGCATCTTCGACAACTCCTCCTGGAGCTGCATCCATGGGGTCGAACGGTGGCGGAGCGACTGCGGCTGCAACTCGGGCATGCATGGCGGCTGGCACCAGAAGTGGCGCAGGCCGCTGCGCGAAGCGCTCGACACGGTGCGCGATCAGCTCATTCCCGCCTACCAGCACGAGGCCGCAAAGTATCTCAAGGACCCCTGGGCAGCCCGGGACGACTACATCGATGTCGTCCTCGACCGTTCCGTCGACAACGTCGAGCGGTTCCTGAAAGCGCATGCATCCAAAGAGCTTTCAGCCGAAGAGAAGCGGCGTGTCCTGAAGCTCCTCGAAGCACAGCGCCATGCGATGCTCATGTATACGAGCTGCGGCTGGTTCTTCGACGAGATCTCGGGCATCGAGACGGTCCAGGTCCTGGCCTACGCGGCAAAGGCGATCCAACGTTCCGAGGAGGTCTTCAGTCTCTCCCTCGAGCAGCAGTTCGTCGACGCCCTGAAGCTGGCGCCGAGCAATGTCCTCCCGAGCGGCGCCGAGGTTTACGAACGGTACGTCAAGCCCGCAAAGATCGACCTCTTCAGGATCGCCGCCCACTACGCGATATCGTCGCTCTTCGAGGAGTATCCCGAGTCGATGTGCATCTTCAACCACACGGTGGATACGGGAAATTACGAGAAAGTGAAGACAGGAAAATTCACCCTCGCCGCCGGCAAGGCGCATATCCGGTCGGATTATACCTGGGACGAGGATACGGTCACCTTTGCGGTGCTCCACCTCGGCGACCACAACGTCAACGGAGGGGTGAGGAGCTTCAGGGGTCCCGATGCCTTTGCCGCCATGCAGCAGGAGGTACGTGCCGCGTTCGAGCGGGGCGATGCGACAGAGGTGATCCAGCTCATGGACTCCCACTTCGGGGTCAATAACTTTTCGCTCTGGCATCTCTTCAGGGATGAGCAGAGGAAAGTTATCGATAATATCCTCGAAGCGACCCACTCGGGCATCGAGGCGTCCTACCGCCAAATATACGAGCTCAACAGCCCGGTCATGAACTTCCTCAGCGCCACCAATATCCCGCTCCCCGCACCGATCGTCCTCGCTTCCGGGTATATCGTCAATCTCGATATGAAGCGCCTCTTCAAGACCGGAGAGATCGACCTCGAAAAGCTCGACCGCCTGATCCAGGAGTCGCAGCGGTGGTCGCTCACCCTCGACAAGCCCGGAATCGCCTATACGGTATCCGCCTGGGCGAACACGCTTATGGATACGGTCTCACAGGATGCGGAGAACCTCGATCATTTCGATAAAGCCATAAAAGCACTCAGGGCGATCGAACCTCTCGATCTGGACCTCACGCTCTGGAAGGCGCAGAATACCTTTTACGGGCTCAAGGAGGCGCTGCTCGGCGCCATGCAGGAGAGGGCGAAGGGCGGCGACGAGGCTGCAGAGCGCTGGATCGAGCGCTTCTGCGAACTGAGCAGTCACCTGCGCGTCATGTGCACGCTCGAAAAGGCAGAGCCGTCACCGACGCCGGCTATTGCATAA
- a CDS encoding DUF3536 domain-containing protein, whose product MERYLCIHGHFYQPPRENPWLETVEVQDSAYPYHDWNERITAECYRPNAAARLMNKAGKIAGIFNNYAHMSFNFGPTLLSWMEENEPGTYELIIAADKLSRERFSGHGSALAQIYNHVIMPLAAPRDKRTQVVWGVEDFRKRFGRDPEGMWLPECAADSETLDILAEHGIAFTILAPWQGTHIRRIGGAAEWQEVEWGAIDTTIPYRCTLPSGRSITLFFYEGSTAYAIAGAGLLKRSDAGDAFVERLTGIFKPGSAPVQLAHIANDGESYGHHHKFGDMALAYCLHTIESKGLAKLTNYAEFLEKHPPTHEVRLRENSSWSCVHGVERWRSDCGCNSGQFPRWHQKWRRPLRDALDELRDELIPAYEHDMRDYVRDPWAMRDAYIGCILDRSRENVDRFISRHALWALSAEETTRVLKLLELQRHAMAMYTSCGWFYDEVSGLETVQVMKYAARAMQRAAELFGYSLEPNFITDLEKAPSNYDAHAAESYERLVVPSKVDLSRVTAHYAIASLFKEAPEHMKIYNFTLESAPYRRMKSGKFTLATGIVHTAADFTRERATKCFAVLHFGDHSFKTGIRDFSAGDGFAAISGSIIAAFERGAATEVMRIIEKHFGATNYSLAHLFRDEQRKIIDHILESTHTGIEAEFREIYERSSPVMNFLSALEIALPPVMRVAAEHIINVDMKRGLSAEAVDTERLDRLIKESRRWGIPLDTEALSYLVPRWLHAAMERIVRDCGRNGDGREGAILENASAVAGLVAPLDLAMNLWLPQNSYFLLRETFYPGIRKKAAEGDPAARRSAEAFGRLGSYLNIDVS is encoded by the coding sequence ATGGAGCGCTACCTCTGCATTCACGGTCATTTCTACCAGCCGCCGCGCGAGAACCCCTGGCTCGAGACGGTCGAGGTGCAGGACTCGGCCTATCCCTACCACGACTGGAACGAGCGCATCACCGCCGAATGCTACCGGCCCAATGCCGCTGCCCGGCTCATGAACAAGGCGGGAAAGATCGCCGGCATCTTCAATAACTACGCGCATATGAGCTTCAACTTCGGGCCGACGCTCCTGTCGTGGATGGAGGAGAACGAGCCCGGGACGTACGAGCTTATCATAGCGGCGGACAAGCTCAGCCGGGAGCGCTTCTCGGGCCACGGCTCAGCCCTTGCGCAGATCTACAACCACGTCATCATGCCCCTCGCCGCGCCCCGCGATAAGCGCACCCAGGTGGTGTGGGGCGTCGAAGACTTCCGGAAGCGCTTCGGCCGCGATCCCGAGGGAATGTGGCTCCCCGAGTGCGCCGCCGATTCCGAGACCCTCGATATCCTCGCCGAGCACGGCATCGCCTTCACCATCCTCGCGCCCTGGCAGGGCACCCATATCAGGAGGATAGGCGGCGCCGCGGAGTGGCAGGAGGTCGAGTGGGGAGCGATCGATACCACCATTCCCTACCGCTGCACCCTCCCGTCGGGCAGATCGATAACGCTCTTCTTCTACGAGGGCTCGACCGCCTATGCGATCGCCGGGGCCGGGCTCCTCAAGAGAAGCGATGCGGGCGACGCCTTTGTCGAGCGCCTGACCGGAATATTCAAGCCCGGCAGCGCGCCGGTCCAGCTCGCCCATATCGCAAATGACGGCGAATCCTACGGCCACCACCACAAATTCGGCGACATGGCGCTCGCCTACTGCCTGCACACCATAGAGTCGAAGGGTCTTGCGAAGCTCACCAACTACGCCGAGTTCCTCGAGAAGCACCCGCCGACCCACGAGGTGCGGCTCCGCGAAAATTCCTCCTGGAGCTGTGTCCATGGCGTCGAACGGTGGCGGAGCGACTGCGGCTGCAACTCGGGACAGTTCCCCCGCTGGCACCAGAAGTGGCGGAGACCCCTCCGCGATGCCCTGGACGAGCTGCGCGACGAGCTGATCCCCGCCTACGAGCACGATATGCGGGATTATGTGCGAGACCCCTGGGCGATGCGGGATGCTTACATCGGCTGCATCCTCGACCGCTCGCGGGAAAACGTCGACCGATTCATCAGCCGGCACGCCCTTTGGGCACTCTCCGCCGAAGAAACGACGAGGGTCCTCAAGCTGCTCGAGCTCCAGCGGCATGCGATGGCGATGTATACGAGCTGCGGCTGGTTTTATGATGAGGTTTCGGGGCTCGAGACCGTTCAGGTGATGAAGTATGCCGCGCGGGCGATGCAGCGGGCAGCCGAGCTCTTCGGCTACTCTCTCGAACCGAATTTTATCACCGACCTCGAGAAAGCGCCGAGCAACTACGACGCCCATGCAGCGGAGAGCTACGAGCGCCTGGTCGTCCCTTCGAAAGTGGACCTCTCCCGCGTTACCGCGCACTATGCCATCGCCTCGCTCTTCAAAGAGGCCCCGGAACATATGAAGATTTATAACTTCACCCTCGAGAGCGCCCCCTACCGGAGAATGAAGAGCGGCAAGTTCACCCTCGCCACCGGGATCGTCCATACCGCCGCGGACTTTACCCGGGAGAGGGCGACGAAGTGCTTTGCCGTACTTCACTTCGGCGACCACAGCTTCAAGACCGGCATCCGGGACTTCTCGGCGGGTGACGGCTTCGCCGCTATCAGCGGCAGCATCATTGCTGCCTTCGAGAGGGGCGCGGCGACAGAGGTCATGCGCATCATCGAAAAGCACTTCGGGGCGACGAACTACTCGCTCGCGCACCTCTTCAGGGATGAGCAGAGGAAGATCATCGACCATATCCTCGAGTCGACCCATACCGGCATCGAAGCGGAGTTCAGGGAGATTTACGAGCGGAGCAGCCCGGTGATGAACTTCCTCAGCGCCCTCGAGATCGCCCTGCCCCCGGTAATGCGCGTCGCAGCAGAGCATATCATCAATGTCGATATGAAGAGAGGCCTCTCGGCCGAAGCGGTCGATACCGAACGGCTCGACCGCCTCATAAAAGAGAGCCGGAGATGGGGGATCCCCCTCGATACGGAAGCCCTCTCCTATCTCGTGCCCCGATGGCTGCATGCCGCGATGGAGCGTATCGTTCGTGACTGCGGCCGGAATGGAGACGGACGGGAGGGAGCGATCCTGGAGAACGCCAGTGCCGTGGCCGGCCTCGTGGCGCCGCTCGACCTTGCGATGAACCTCTGGCTGCCCCAGAACAGTTACTTTCTTCTCAGGGAGACCTTCTATCCCGGGATACGGAAGAAAGCGGCAGAAGGAGATCCTGCTGCCCGGCGGAGCGCAGAGGCGTTCGGCAGGCTGGGAAGCTACCTGAATATAGACGTTTCATAA
- a CDS encoding amylo-alpha-1,6-glucosidase, whose protein sequence is MNETTTTVIDEYYIRATSGRVDFKTLTLKHNETFGVFARVGDILKLGMEEQGLYHKGTRYLSRWELLLEGRRPLFLSSGIRKDNHILSADLTNPDIVLDSLMIPRDTIHLHRSKFLWDGNCFENIYFINFGLDPMTVRVNLVFEADFEDIFEVRGIKRLQRGELLPPRMGRQDITLSYRGLDDRTRTTRIAFSVPPVAIDSTTATFELRLIPKCRELLQVTHQFDRTEELYWKHALTLTDERYKMLNERACRVCTANEQFNAWFSTSLDDIHMMLTDTQQGIYPYAGVPWFNAAFGRDGIITALQTLWFEPQVARDVLLYLASNQAETFEPENDAEPGKIIHEVRFGEMAALGEIPFGRYYGSVDSTPLFVMLAGAYYRRTGDLELVRKIWPHIKNALRWINEHGDVDGDGFVEYGRRTERGLANQGWKDSSDSVFHADGRLAEGPIALCEVQGYVYAAKNEASMLATLLGDEGLSRALATDAEILRERFERAFWLDDLGIYAIALDGRKQPCRVRTSNAGHCIFTGIASDERVYRLADILLSDDFFSGWGIRTAASTEAKYNPMSYHNGSIWPHDNALIAMGFARYGLMDALLKIFNSLFDASKYFDQRRLPELFCGFHRRPEDGPTLYPVACMPQAWAAGTVFMLLQACLGLSLEQPDRVIFRHPTLPEFLQEVRLTGLSINSGSLDVVLRRHRFNVSVEIVRKTGDVEVLVIK, encoded by the coding sequence ATGAACGAGACGACGACCACTGTTATCGATGAGTACTACATCCGCGCCACCTCGGGCCGCGTCGATTTCAAGACCCTGACGCTCAAGCACAACGAGACCTTCGGGGTCTTCGCCCGGGTGGGCGATATTCTCAAGCTCGGCATGGAAGAGCAGGGGCTCTATCATAAAGGGACCCGCTACCTGAGCAGGTGGGAGCTCCTGCTCGAAGGCCGCCGGCCGCTCTTCCTGAGCTCCGGCATCCGCAAAGATAACCATATCCTGTCGGCAGACCTCACCAATCCCGACATCGTGCTCGACTCCTTGATGATTCCCCGCGACACCATCCACCTGCACCGCTCGAAATTCCTCTGGGACGGGAACTGCTTCGAGAATATCTATTTCATCAATTTCGGGCTCGACCCCATGACCGTACGGGTGAACCTCGTCTTCGAGGCGGACTTCGAGGACATCTTCGAGGTGCGGGGCATCAAACGGCTGCAGCGGGGAGAGCTCCTTCCGCCCCGGATGGGCAGGCAGGATATCACGCTCTCCTATCGCGGGCTCGACGACCGGACGCGCACCACGAGGATCGCCTTTTCGGTCCCGCCCGTCGCCATAGACAGCACCACAGCGACCTTCGAGCTCCGCCTGATCCCGAAGTGCCGGGAGCTGCTCCAGGTCACCCACCAGTTCGACCGCACCGAAGAGCTCTACTGGAAGCATGCACTCACCTTGACGGACGAGCGCTACAAGATGCTGAATGAGAGGGCCTGCAGGGTATGCACTGCCAACGAGCAGTTCAATGCATGGTTCTCGACCTCCCTTGACGATATCCATATGATGCTGACCGATACGCAGCAGGGCATTTACCCTTATGCCGGGGTCCCGTGGTTCAATGCAGCCTTCGGCAGGGACGGCATCATCACCGCCCTCCAGACCCTCTGGTTCGAGCCGCAGGTCGCGCGCGACGTGCTCCTCTATCTCGCGTCGAACCAGGCCGAGACCTTCGAACCCGAGAACGATGCCGAGCCGGGCAAGATCATTCACGAGGTGCGCTTCGGCGAAATGGCGGCCCTCGGCGAGATCCCCTTCGGCAGGTACTACGGCAGCGTCGATTCGACGCCCCTCTTCGTAATGCTCGCCGGTGCGTACTACCGCCGTACGGGCGACCTGGAGCTGGTGAGGAAGATCTGGCCGCATATCAAGAACGCCCTCCGGTGGATCAACGAGCACGGGGATGTTGACGGCGACGGATTCGTTGAATACGGCCGGCGCACCGAGCGGGGCCTCGCCAACCAGGGGTGGAAAGACTCGAGCGACTCCGTTTTCCATGCCGACGGCAGACTGGCTGAGGGACCGATCGCCCTCTGCGAGGTACAGGGGTATGTCTATGCCGCAAAGAACGAGGCCTCGATGCTGGCGACGCTGCTCGGCGATGAAGGGCTCTCCCGGGCGCTCGCCACCGATGCCGAGATACTGAGAGAACGGTTCGAGCGCGCCTTCTGGCTCGACGATCTCGGCATTTATGCGATCGCGCTCGACGGCAGGAAGCAGCCCTGCAGGGTGCGGACCTCGAACGCCGGCCACTGCATCTTCACCGGCATCGCTTCGGACGAGCGGGTATACCGGCTCGCGGATATCCTCCTCTCCGACGACTTCTTTTCAGGATGGGGGATCCGGACGGCGGCATCGACCGAGGCAAAGTACAATCCCATGTCATATCATAACGGCTCTATCTGGCCGCATGATAACGCACTTATCGCGATGGGATTTGCCCGGTACGGCCTGATGGATGCACTGCTCAAGATATTCAACAGCCTCTTCGACGCCTCGAAGTATTTCGACCAGCGCCGGCTGCCGGAGCTCTTCTGCGGGTTTCACCGCCGGCCCGAAGACGGCCCGACGCTCTATCCCGTCGCCTGCATGCCGCAGGCCTGGGCAGCGGGCACGGTCTTCATGCTGCTCCAGGCCTGCCTCGGGCTCTCTCTCGAGCAGCCCGATCGCGTGATCTTCAGGCATCCGACCCTCCCGGAGTTCCTGCAGGAGGTCCGGCTGACAGGGCTCTCGATCAACAGCGGCAGCCTCGACGTTGTGCTCAGGAGGCACCGCTTCAATGTGAGCGTCGAGATCGTGCGCAAGACGGGCGATGTCGAGGTCCTGGTCATCAAGTAG
- a CDS encoding glycosyltransferase family 4 protein, which produces MKIAQVSPLYESVPPSGYGGTERVVSYLTEELVDLGHKVTLFASGDSRTRAKLVPICSSSLRTDQRCIDPISHHMLMLEQVAKAAETFDIIHFHTDYLHFSLARRIGVPFITTLHGRLDIPDLAPLYREFSDIPLISISDAQRKPLSWANWQATVYHGLPNGLYRLNESPGSYLVFIGRISPEKGLELAVEVAKQADIPLKIAAKVGKADEAYYKEAIRPLLNHPLIEFLGEVGEREKQELLGNALAFLFPIDWPEPFGLAVIEALACGTPVIARRRGSIPEIVEDGLTGFIFDDIRGAVQAVRKAGSLNRIRVRSEFKRRFSARRMALDYLAAYERLMETHQETGSSRIAYIA; this is translated from the coding sequence ATGAAGATTGCACAGGTTTCACCTCTTTACGAATCGGTTCCGCCCTCGGGCTACGGGGGGACCGAGCGGGTGGTATCGTATCTTACCGAAGAGCTCGTCGATCTCGGACATAAAGTAACCCTGTTTGCGAGCGGCGATTCGAGGACAAGGGCGAAGCTGGTCCCGATCTGTTCCTCGTCGCTGCGCACAGACCAGCGGTGCATCGATCCGATATCCCACCATATGCTCATGCTCGAACAGGTTGCCAAGGCAGCGGAGACCTTCGATATCATCCACTTCCATACCGACTATCTCCATTTTTCGCTTGCGCGGAGGATCGGCGTTCCCTTTATCACCACGCTTCACGGCCGTCTCGACATCCCCGATCTTGCTCCCCTCTACCGGGAGTTCAGCGATATTCCGCTCATCTCGATCTCCGATGCGCAGCGGAAGCCGCTCTCATGGGCAAACTGGCAGGCTACGGTTTATCACGGGCTGCCGAACGGGCTCTACCGGCTCAATGAGAGCCCCGGGTCCTATCTCGTCTTCATAGGACGCATATCCCCGGAAAAGGGCCTGGAGCTCGCGGTAGAAGTTGCGAAGCAGGCCGATATTCCCCTGAAGATAGCGGCAAAGGTGGGGAAGGCCGATGAAGCGTACTACAAGGAGGCGATCCGTCCCCTCCTGAACCATCCCCTGATCGAGTTCCTGGGTGAGGTCGGCGAGCGCGAGAAGCAGGAGCTCCTCGGCAATGCCCTCGCCTTCCTCTTCCCCATAGACTGGCCCGAGCCCTTCGGCCTTGCCGTGATCGAGGCGCTGGCATGCGGCACTCCCGTTATCGCGCGCAGGCGCGGGAGCATACCCGAAATCGTCGAGGACGGGCTCACCGGGTTCATCTTCGACGATATCCGGGGGGCGGTGCAGGCGGTGCGGAAGGCCGGCTCCCTGAACAGGATCAGAGTACGCAGCGAGTTCAAGAGGCGGTTCTCGGCACGGCGAATGGCCCTGGATTATCTCGCCGCCTATGAAAGATTGATGGAAACGCACCAGGAAACCGGATCATCCCGTATAGCGTATATCGCATGA